TGACTATCGGGATGGAAGTGCAGGTCTGCTTCGATGACATTACCGATGAGGTTACTCTGCCCAAATTCAAACCAGCTGGTTAAAAAAGCGGGGACGGTCAGTCATCGAGTTTTACAAGTATGTCGTCCCCGTCAATCTTTACCGGGTAGATCTCTAGGGGTTCGACCGCCGGAAGGCAAAGTACCTCTCCGGTTCTGACGTTGAACTCAGCCCCATGATAACAGCAGGTGATGCGTTCTCCGTCAAGGTCGCCGTCTGAAAGAGTAAAGCACTGGTGGGTGCATTCATCCCGAAAGGCGTAGAAATTCCCCTCTACGCTGCATATGGCAATCGCATCTCCATCGATGAAAAAAGATTCCACTTCTCCTTCAGGTATGTCTGAAACCTTTGCTACTTTCTTATAGTCGGACACGAACCTACCTCCCTTTGGCGTTTTCGAGCCTTTGTTCAAACCATTTCATGACCACGCTCTCAAGGGCTTCTCTCACGGAGTCAATTGACATATGCTCTAGGGTCTCGCCAGTAAAGGCCTGGAGCATTATGATTTTTGCCTGCCTTGC
The sequence above is a segment of the Candidatus Dadabacteria bacterium genome. Coding sequences within it:
- a CDS encoding non-heme iron oxygenase ferredoxin subunit, with the translated sequence MSDYKKVAKVSDIPEGEVESFFIDGDAIAICSVEGNFYAFRDECTHQCFTLSDGDLDGERITCCYHGAEFNVRTGEVLCLPAVEPLEIYPVKIDGDDILVKLDD